A single window of Acidobacteriota bacterium DNA harbors:
- a CDS encoding protein kinase yields MTPERYQQIVQLYRRVVELPPETRKPFLLEACEGDEELQREVESLLDYQTSAEQFIETPALEVVAKDLAQTPALLSAGQQLKHYRIISQLGEGGMGAVFLAQDTRLGRQVAIKLLIAESAYTRYPRKRLLREAQAAAALNHPNIVTIHAIEEAEDFDFIVMEYIEGETLAAMMRAGKLDFPQLLTIGAELAQALAAAQAAGLVHRDIKPANVLIAPNGQAKLLDFGIAKTVAPINRKNPDEHTTLLQLTLEGVVVGTVAYMSPEQVRGESLDARSDIFSLGAMLYEAAVGERPFKGENAFSIMQEIVSKEPLLPSQINHTLSPIFDAIIKRALAKDRNQRFQSAAEFATALSKLKAYLEARQGGIETVEMLRLTAEREALSSDGREARVTTAAEPAFNTGNHRIKFFTRHKHFLPVIGVSLLIAATLFFFAYKYFEKRRIQHPTLPAIIETRLTNTGNLVNAAISPDGKYIAYTIMDSVQTGSLWVRQLAASSIAQIIPASETIFGGLTFSNDGNHIYYTARNKNDRLFSLYRIALLGGTPKKIKEGVDGTIAFSPDGRQFAYRRDLVAQRESRLLIANIDGSAETRIATLKSPEFFGDPAWSPDGKIIACAAGHADGGINRYVAQIQVDDWLIKPLAAKKWRWVGQLGWLADGKGLLMIAAEKSGEPVRIWQMAYPTGEARKLTSNTVDYGRLSLAAQANALLALQTKRNSHLWMASTPELEKARKMTFGAGGYRGQIRWTTDGKMVFDSDMSGTADISVMNEDGSNQRQLLGELTAQAVAVSANVTADGNYIIFAFDLTGTRHLYRMDIAGTNLTQLTNGQGEDQPHCTPDGEWVVYTDIGSGKSNLWKVSINGGDPIQLTNQVSRFPSVSPDGKLISYLTLSAASPSQWHMALLTIDGGEPVKIFPQAIHNGFPAKWTSDGRALTYIDKEQSNIWLQPVDGGSARKLTSFVNDLLFGFEWSPDGKRLACVRGIWEKDLILIKNF; encoded by the coding sequence ATGACACCTGAACGTTATCAACAAATCGTTCAACTGTATCGCCGGGTCGTCGAATTGCCGCCGGAAACGCGCAAGCCATTTTTGCTGGAAGCCTGTGAGGGGGATGAGGAATTGCAACGCGAAGTCGAATCGCTTCTCGACTATCAAACCTCCGCCGAACAGTTTATTGAAACGCCTGCTCTCGAAGTCGTCGCCAAAGACCTTGCACAAACGCCAGCGCTTTTATCTGCCGGTCAGCAACTCAAACATTATCGCATCATTTCGCAATTGGGCGAGGGTGGCATGGGCGCGGTTTTCCTTGCGCAAGATACACGGCTCGGGCGACAGGTCGCCATTAAATTACTAATCGCAGAATCGGCTTACACACGTTATCCGCGAAAACGATTGCTCAGGGAAGCGCAAGCCGCAGCGGCGCTCAATCATCCGAATATCGTCACCATTCACGCCATCGAGGAAGCCGAAGACTTTGATTTTATCGTGATGGAATATATCGAAGGCGAAACCCTTGCGGCGATGATGAGAGCGGGCAAACTCGATTTTCCACAACTGCTGACGATTGGCGCTGAGTTGGCGCAAGCCTTAGCAGCGGCACAGGCGGCAGGCTTGGTACATCGCGATATAAAACCCGCGAATGTGTTGATTGCGCCAAACGGACAAGCCAAGTTGCTCGATTTCGGTATCGCGAAAACCGTGGCTCCCATCAATCGCAAAAACCCGGATGAACACACGACACTTTTACAACTCACGCTCGAAGGCGTCGTGGTTGGCACCGTTGCTTATATGTCACCGGAGCAGGTTCGCGGGGAATCACTCGATGCGCGCTCGGACATCTTTTCGCTCGGCGCGATGCTTTACGAAGCAGCCGTCGGTGAGCGACCGTTCAAGGGCGAAAATGCTTTTTCGATTATGCAGGAAATCGTCAGCAAAGAGCCGCTCTTGCCAAGCCAAATCAATCACACGCTCTCGCCGATATTTGATGCGATTATCAAACGCGCTTTAGCCAAAGACCGAAATCAACGCTTTCAATCCGCCGCCGAATTCGCTACTGCCCTCAGCAAATTAAAAGCCTATCTCGAAGCCAGGCAAGGGGGCATTGAAACCGTTGAAATGCTTCGACTCACTGCCGAACGGGAAGCTCTCAGTAGCGACGGACGCGAAGCGCGAGTAACGACGGCTGCTGAACCGGCATTCAATACCGGCAACCATCGCATAAAATTTTTTACACGGCATAAACACTTCCTGCCGGTCATCGGCGTTTCGCTGCTGATTGCGGCAACCCTTTTCTTTTTCGCCTACAAATATTTTGAGAAGCGCCGCATTCAACATCCGACTTTACCGGCAATTATTGAAACCCGGCTCACCAACACCGGCAATCTGGTGAACGCCGCGATTTCGCCGGATGGCAAATACATCGCTTATACGATAATGGACAGCGTACAAACCGGCAGTCTGTGGGTCAGACAACTGGCGGCATCAAGCATCGCGCAAATCATTCCCGCGTCAGAAACCATCTTTGGCGGATTGACCTTTTCAAACGACGGCAATCACATTTACTACACCGCAAGAAATAAAAACGACCGTCTATTCTCTTTGTATCGCATTGCCCTGCTTGGCGGAACCCCGAAAAAAATTAAAGAGGGCGTTGACGGCACCATCGCCTTTTCGCCCGATGGACGGCAGTTCGCTTATCGTCGGGACCTTGTGGCGCAACGCGAAAGTCGTCTATTGATTGCCAATATTGACGGCAGCGCCGAAACCCGGATTGCAACCCTCAAATCGCCGGAATTTTTCGGCGACCCGGCATGGTCACCCGATGGCAAAATCATTGCCTGCGCTGCCGGACATGCGGATGGCGGTATCAATCGTTATGTGGCGCAAATCCAGGTTGATGATTGGTTAATCAAACCGCTTGCTGCGAAAAAATGGCGCTGGGTCGGACAACTGGGTTGGCTTGCTGATGGCAAAGGATTGCTCATGATTGCTGCCGAAAAATCGGGAGAGCCGGTGCGTATCTGGCAAATGGCTTATCCGACAGGCGAAGCGCGAAAGCTCACCAGCAACACCGTCGATTACGGTCGTTTGAGTCTGGCAGCTCAGGCAAATGCTTTACTCGCTTTGCAGACCAAACGCAATTCTCATTTGTGGATGGCGTCAACCCCTGAACTGGAGAAGGCTCGAAAGATGACTTTCGGCGCGGGCGGTTATCGCGGTCAAATTCGCTGGACGACTGATGGCAAAATGGTTTTCGATTCCGACATGTCTGGCACCGCAGACATCTCTGTGATGAATGAAGACGGCAGCAATCAACGACAGTTACTCGGCGAATTGACGGCGCAGGCAGTCGCGGTTTCTGCCAACGTGACCGCAGACGGCAACTATATTATCTTCGCCTTTGATTTGACGGGCACGCGCCATCTTTACCGCATGGATATTGCCGGCACAAATCTTACACAATTAACCAACGGCCAAGGTGAAGACCAACCGCATTGCACGCCCGACGGTGAGTGGGTTGTCTACACAGACATCGGCAGCGGCAAATCCAATTTATGGAAAGTCTCAATCAATGGCGGCGACCCCATTCAATTGACCAATCAAGTGTCGAGATTCCCCAGCGTATCGCCTGACGGAAAATTGATTTCCTACTTAACGCTTTCTGCGGCATCCCCATCGCAATGGCATATGGCATTGCTGACGATTGACGGCGGCGAACCCGTAAAAATTTTTCCGCAAGCCATTCACAATGGCTTCCCTGCCAAGTGGACAAGCGATGGGCGTGCCCTGACTTACATTGATAAAGAACAATCGAATATCTGGCTGCAACCGGTTGATGGCGGTTCGGCTCGAAAATTAACCAGCTTTGTCAATGATTTGCTGTTCGGATTTGAATGGTCACCGGATGGCAAACGACTGGCTTGTGTGCGCGGCATCTGGGAAAAGGATTTGATATTAATAAAAAATTTCTAA
- a CDS encoding sigma-70 family RNA polymerase sigma factor — MATSSPQDVTALLLAWNRGDRAALDKLIPLVYQELHQTAKRYLKHEREDHSLQTTALVNEVYLRLVDVKQVELQNRAHFLAISAQLMRQILVDFARRRQKLKRGKGLERVTLDDALIVSSERSPDIVALDDALKTLEKLDSRQSKIVELRFFGGLSEEEIAQALQLSARTVRNDWSMAKVWLLRELDKNLQ, encoded by the coding sequence ATGGCGACCTCATCTCCACAAGACGTGACGGCATTGCTGCTCGCCTGGAACCGTGGTGACCGCGCCGCGCTCGATAAACTCATCCCACTGGTCTATCAGGAACTTCATCAAACAGCCAAACGCTATCTGAAACACGAACGCGAAGACCACAGCCTGCAAACTACGGCGCTCGTTAATGAAGTCTATTTGCGACTCGTTGATGTCAAACAGGTCGAGTTACAAAATCGCGCCCATTTCCTGGCGATTTCTGCGCAATTGATGCGCCAGATTCTGGTCGATTTTGCCCGCCGTCGTCAGAAGTTAAAACGCGGCAAAGGGCTGGAGCGCGTCACCCTCGATGATGCCTTAATCGTCTCAAGTGAACGAAGCCCGGATATTGTCGCGCTTGATGATGCCTTGAAAACTTTAGAAAAACTGGATTCGCGGCAGAGCAAAATTGTCGAATTGCGGTTTTTCGGTGGTCTTAGCGAAGAAGAGATTGCTCAGGCTTTGCAGCTTTCGGCGCGAACCGTCAGAAATGATTGGAGCATGGCGAAAGTCTGGTTGCTTCGCGAATTGGATAAAAACCTGCAATGA